In the genome of Xanthomonas translucens pv. cerealis, one region contains:
- the gshB gene encoding glutathione synthase, whose protein sequence is MSFDVIVVMDPIASIKIAKDTTFAMLLEAQRRGHRLHYVRPGGLSLREGRALAQAAPLQVRDDKTGWFELGAFAELAFGSGQVVLMRKDPPFDAEFLYDTHVLSVAQRAGAQVVNDPQGLRDFNEKLAAQLFPHCCPPTLVSRDAAALKAFVLEHGQAVLKPLDGMGGRSIFRSGSGDPNLNVILETLTDGGRTLALAQRFIPDISAGDKRILLVDGVPVDYCLARIPQGDEFRGNLAAGGRGEGRPLSERDRWIAAQVGPEMQRRGMRFVGLDVIGDFLTEVNVTSPTCVRELDAQFGLNIAGLLFDAIEAHPAR, encoded by the coding sequence ATGTCGTTCGATGTCATTGTCGTGATGGATCCCATCGCCAGCATCAAGATTGCCAAAGACACTACCTTCGCGATGTTGCTGGAAGCGCAGCGCCGCGGGCACCGATTGCACTACGTGCGCCCCGGCGGGCTGTCGCTGCGCGAAGGCCGCGCGCTGGCCCAGGCGGCGCCGCTGCAGGTGCGCGACGACAAGACCGGCTGGTTCGAGTTGGGCGCGTTCGCCGAGCTGGCGTTCGGCAGCGGGCAGGTGGTGCTGATGCGCAAGGACCCGCCGTTCGACGCGGAATTCCTGTACGACACCCACGTGCTCAGCGTGGCCCAGCGCGCTGGCGCACAGGTGGTCAACGACCCGCAGGGCCTGCGCGACTTCAACGAGAAGCTGGCCGCGCAGTTGTTCCCGCACTGCTGCCCGCCGACCCTGGTCAGCCGCGATGCGGCCGCGCTGAAGGCGTTCGTGCTCGAACACGGCCAGGCGGTATTGAAGCCGCTGGACGGCATGGGCGGGCGCTCGATCTTCCGCAGCGGCAGCGGCGACCCCAACCTCAACGTGATCCTGGAGACGCTGACCGACGGCGGCCGCACGTTGGCCCTGGCGCAGCGCTTCATTCCCGACATCAGCGCTGGCGACAAGCGCATCCTGCTGGTCGATGGCGTGCCGGTGGACTACTGCCTGGCGCGGATCCCGCAGGGCGACGAATTCCGCGGCAACCTGGCGGCCGGCGGCCGCGGCGAAGGCCGCCCGCTGAGCGAGCGCGACCGCTGGATCGCCGCCCAGGTCGGCCCGGAGATGCAACGGCGCGGCATGCGCTTCGTCGGCCTGGACGTGATTGGCGATTTCCTGACCGAGGTCAACGTCACCAGCCCGACCTGCGTGCGCGAACTGGACGCGCAGTTCGGGCTGAACATCGCCGGGCTGCTGTTCGACGCCATCGAGGCCCACCCGGCGCGATGA
- the pilG gene encoding twitching motility response regulator PilG, whose amino-acid sequence MSENTTAGGELAGLRVMVIDDSKTIRRTAETLLKREGCEVVTATDGFEALAKIADQQPQIIFVDIMMPRLDGYQTCALIKGNQLFKATPVIMLSSKDGLFDKARGRIVGSEQYLTKPFTREELLGAIRTYVNA is encoded by the coding sequence ATGAGTGAAAACACGACTGCGGGTGGGGAACTCGCAGGACTGAGGGTCATGGTGATCGATGACTCGAAGACGATCCGCCGCACCGCCGAAACGCTGTTGAAGCGCGAAGGCTGCGAGGTGGTCACCGCCACCGACGGCTTCGAGGCCCTGGCCAAGATCGCCGATCAGCAACCGCAGATCATCTTCGTGGACATCATGATGCCGCGGCTGGACGGCTATCAGACCTGCGCGCTGATCAAGGGCAACCAGTTGTTCAAGGCCACGCCGGTGATCATGCTGTCCTCCAAGGACGGCCTGTTCGACAAGGCGCGCGGGCGCATCGTCGGCTCCGAGCAATACCTCACCAAACCGTTCACACGCGAAGAGCTGCTGGGCGCGATCCGCACATACGTCAACGCCTGA
- a CDS encoding response regulator has product MARILLIEDSLTDRTVFTQWLEKAGHEVLATDNAEDGLKLVREHAPSLVLMDVVLPGMSGFQATRALSRDEATRHIPVLIISTKSMETDKVWGMRQGATDYIVKPPREDELIARINQLVG; this is encoded by the coding sequence ATGGCTCGAATCTTGTTGATCGAGGACTCACTGACCGACCGGACGGTGTTCACCCAGTGGCTGGAAAAAGCCGGCCACGAGGTGCTCGCCACCGACAACGCCGAGGACGGGCTGAAGCTCGTGCGCGAGCATGCGCCCAGCCTGGTGCTGATGGACGTGGTGCTGCCGGGGATGAGCGGTTTCCAGGCCACCCGCGCGCTGTCGCGTGACGAGGCCACCAGGCACATCCCGGTGCTGATCATCAGCACCAAGAGCATGGAGACCGACAAGGTCTGGGGCATGCGCCAGGGCGCCACCGACTACATCGTCAAGCCGCCGCGCGAAGACGAGCTGATCGCCCGCATCAACCAGCTGGTGGGCTGA
- a CDS encoding chemotaxis protein CheW has product MRSPFDILEAYERRSLAHAVQMPEREFDENIWRGVGFRVGNRHLVSDFREVVEIVRMPPITPVPGAQPWLLGVGNLRGNLFPVVDLKQFMEGQRTSLLEGQRVLIMRQSGGDVALTIDELFGQRSFAESQAVQPGELAQGRYAHFVDRAFRGDTHDWGVFSLSLLSRTPEFRQAAA; this is encoded by the coding sequence GTGCGTTCGCCCTTCGACATCCTCGAGGCCTATGAGCGGCGCAGCCTGGCGCACGCGGTGCAGATGCCCGAGCGCGAGTTCGACGAGAACATCTGGCGCGGGGTCGGCTTCCGCGTCGGCAACCGCCATCTGGTGTCCGACTTCCGCGAGGTGGTGGAAATCGTGCGCATGCCGCCGATCACCCCGGTGCCGGGCGCGCAGCCGTGGCTGCTGGGCGTGGGCAACCTGCGCGGCAATCTGTTCCCGGTGGTCGATTTGAAGCAGTTCATGGAAGGCCAGCGCACCTCGCTGCTGGAAGGCCAGCGGGTGCTGATCATGCGCCAGAGCGGCGGCGACGTGGCGCTGACCATCGACGAACTGTTCGGCCAGCGCAGCTTCGCCGAGTCGCAGGCGGTGCAACCCGGCGAGTTGGCGCAGGGCCGCTATGCGCATTTCGTAGACCGCGCGTTCCGCGGCGACACCCACGACTGGGGTGTGTTCTCGCTGTCGCTGCTGTCGCGTACACCCGAATTCCGTCAAGCCGCCGCCTGA
- a CDS encoding methyl-accepting chemotaxis protein produces MSTAADAPKASKLGSVGTSFWLGLLALSLIVFGANTGVATWQGNRLAGASTGAADLQVLSQQLANQGRDAVSGNAATYKEFKQTKARVESTVAGLNARYANETGIAGPLAELNRTWTPLGKNAQQVVDSEPAVLALAGNAERFVGGVPQLQAQLNEVVRAMTVGGAPAAQIYNTLQQVVVAGTMARRVTEMRAGGSGAASAGDALARDSVVFGQMLEGLRNGNQELGITPVRNAAALAALEQSQAQWAAMKKDLDTLLASSRSLFAAQSSAAALTAGSDKMLDDSKKLFDAFSAFGSTRDTRLFPNFWLGVVSGLLALLSIIGFVWTSVRSRTRDQEIRYQTQVEYNSRNQQAIMRLLDEISSLGEGDLTVKASVTEDMTGAIADAINYAVDELRHLVTTINDTSAKVAISTEETQATALQLAEAAGHQAEQIGSASERINEIAASIEQVSRNSSESAEVAQRSVVIAAEGAGVVRETIQGMDQIRDQIQETSKRIKRLGESTQEIGSIVELINDISEQTNILALNAAVQAASAGEAGRGFALVADEVQRLAERTSGATRRIEGLVQTIQADTNEAVSSMEQTTSEVVSGARLAEDAGTALTEIERVSNALNNLIKNISIAAHQQSAAATDITQTMDVIRRITGQTSQGAGQTAESIGRLAQLAADLRRSVADFKLPA; encoded by the coding sequence ATGAGTACTGCAGCGGACGCCCCCAAGGCCAGCAAGCTTGGCAGCGTGGGGACGAGTTTCTGGCTGGGCCTGTTGGCGCTGTCGCTGATCGTGTTCGGCGCCAATACTGGCGTGGCCACCTGGCAGGGCAATCGCCTGGCCGGCGCCAGCACCGGCGCGGCCGACCTGCAGGTGCTGTCGCAGCAGTTGGCCAACCAGGGCCGCGACGCGGTCTCCGGCAACGCGGCCACCTACAAGGAATTCAAGCAGACCAAGGCGCGGGTGGAGAGCACCGTCGCCGGGCTCAACGCGCGCTATGCCAACGAGACCGGCATCGCCGGCCCGCTGGCCGAGCTCAACCGTACCTGGACCCCCCTGGGCAAGAACGCGCAGCAGGTGGTGGACAGCGAACCGGCGGTACTGGCGCTGGCCGGCAACGCCGAGCGCTTCGTCGGCGGCGTGCCGCAGCTGCAGGCGCAGTTGAACGAGGTAGTGCGCGCGATGACCGTCGGCGGCGCCCCCGCCGCGCAGATCTACAACACCCTGCAGCAGGTGGTGGTGGCCGGCACCATGGCCCGCCGCGTCACCGAGATGCGCGCCGGCGGCAGCGGCGCGGCCAGCGCCGGTGATGCGCTGGCGCGCGACTCGGTGGTGTTCGGGCAGATGCTCGAAGGCCTGCGCAACGGCAACCAGGAACTGGGCATCACGCCGGTGCGCAACGCTGCCGCACTTGCCGCGCTGGAGCAGTCGCAGGCGCAATGGGCGGCGATGAAGAAGGACCTGGACACGCTGCTGGCCAGCTCGCGCAGCCTGTTCGCCGCGCAGTCCTCGGCCGCGGCGCTGACCGCCGGCTCGGACAAGATGCTCGACGACAGCAAGAAGCTGTTCGACGCCTTCTCCGCGTTCGGTTCCACCCGCGACACCCGCCTGTTCCCGAACTTCTGGCTGGGCGTGGTGTCCGGCCTGCTGGCGCTGCTGTCGATCATCGGCTTCGTATGGACCTCGGTGCGCAGCCGCACCCGCGACCAGGAAATCCGCTACCAGACCCAGGTCGAATACAACAGCCGCAACCAGCAGGCGATCATGCGCCTGCTCGACGAAATCAGCTCGCTCGGCGAAGGCGACCTGACCGTCAAGGCTTCCGTCACCGAGGACATGACCGGCGCCATCGCCGACGCGATCAACTACGCGGTCGACGAGCTGCGCCACCTGGTCACCACGATCAACGACACCTCGGCCAAGGTCGCCATCTCCACCGAGGAAACCCAGGCCACCGCGCTGCAGCTGGCCGAGGCCGCCGGCCACCAGGCCGAGCAGATCGGTTCGGCGTCCGAGCGCATCAACGAAATCGCCGCCAGCATCGAGCAGGTCTCGCGCAACTCCAGCGAGTCGGCCGAGGTGGCGCAACGCTCGGTGGTGATCGCCGCCGAGGGCGCCGGCGTGGTCCGCGAGACCATCCAGGGCATGGACCAGATCCGCGACCAGATCCAGGAAACCTCCAAGCGCATCAAGCGCCTGGGCGAATCGACCCAGGAAATCGGCTCGATCGTCGAACTGATCAACGACATTTCCGAGCAGACCAACATCCTGGCGCTCAACGCCGCGGTGCAGGCCGCTTCGGCGGGCGAGGCCGGCCGCGGCTTCGCGCTGGTCGCCGACGAAGTGCAGCGCCTGGCCGAACGCACCTCCGGCGCCACGCGCCGCATCGAAGGCCTGGTGCAGACCATTCAAGCCGATACCAACGAAGCGGTCAGTTCGATGGAGCAGACCACCTCCGAAGTGGTGTCCGGCGCGCGCCTGGCCGAAGACGCCGGCACCGCGCTGACCGAGATCGAGCGCGTCTCCAACGCGCTCAACAACCTGATCAAGAACATCTCCATCGCCGCGCACCAGCAGTCCGCCGCGGCGACCGACATCACCCAGACGATGGACGTGATCCGTCGCATCACCGGCCAGACCTCGCAGGGCGCCGGCCAGACCGCCGAATCGATCGGGCGCCTGGCGCAACTGGCAGCGGACCTGCGGCGCTCGGTCGCCGACTTCAAGCTGCCGGCGTGA